CGAGAGTTAACAGTTCGCTGAACAAACCTTTATACCGTAATATGGcataattcagtcaaatattaAGAAAGGTTTTATTGatacttttaaattcttgatttttttcgaTATATAATCAAATACACACAATTCATGCAATGTGTTTGTCGGAGTAATTGATTGAATTTTGCTTGAAACATGTTTTGAAACGTTATATGGATAGTTATTAACTATAATTTGATATTTCTTTTAGGAGATGAAACTAAGTAATGTATTTGAAAATTGATATGAAACAACTCCTTAAGCTTGTCATCAATTAATTTGTGAATGAAGCCAAACAACGAGTATTTACtattatatttcaatatatatatattacgtttTCTTTAACTGTATGTCTTCAGGATTcgtttaatttcgtttatttgaaaaaaaataaaatacaaaaattatatcaCTAGTGAAATTTCTTTCTATAGATGTTTAACCTTTTAGTTCATCTAAGCAACACGTTTGAACTTAATAATCTTTTCCTGgttaataatttttgaaatagttttggATTCCATTAAAAGTGATATACTCGTATGCCTCATCAATAGATTGTTACAGAAATATTTTTAAGGCAAAGAGTGATTTTGTCGttccttttttcaaatatttctagAAGCTGAAGTACATATACCACTTGACAAGCAGACCTGATTGTTTTGACTTCTCAATATTCATATTGTAGtttcatatgaatatatatgattTGTGTaatgatgtttaattttaaaagaacTCCATAAGACTCGTTCTGCGTTTAAACAAACTGGAACCAATAATATGGAAATGCTTATATAACCTTAGCAAATTGGCTCTAGTCTGGTTCTTGTAATTCCTCTTACAAAATACCATGTTTTATGATGAGAAAATACGTACTTTTCGTGATTATGGCTAGATTATTTACTCAATGAACCTATATGTGCATTTGTGTGTTAtctacaaatattttttgaaGAAGAATTGCATATGAATACACATGTTTTTGGTTGTCCCCAAAGACAGCGTTTTCGACATTCTCAACTAATGTAGTCCGAAAATAATGCATCGCATGAAATAAACATTGAATCGAGATAAACTATTCTCAGGTACAACTAAAGAAGACCAAGATAATAGGATAATAGGCCAATTAAAAGAATAACTGCATAGTCAGCAAAATTATGGAGCTTTAGTAAATTCAACCCAAAATCAGAAAACGCACAAAAAGAActtaaattaaataataagaaaCAGCTTCTCGATTTGGTGAAAATCTAGACATTAAGGTTTCGGTgtaattacaattttaaaaaagttaatgaaataaaaaccCACGTATGCTCTCGTTAaccaaattaaaatttataagggTTACAGCAATGCTAGATCTATTGGATAATAAGTTTTGagattaaaaaagttaaaagtatGTGCAAAAATTTACATTGCATCGGTTatgtaatttttaaaaatctattttatgTCTCTCTCAGATTATGGAAAGACTTATGGTAACAAATAGAAACTAACATATCCTATGAACTCTTATCTCATGCTATGAATATCCCCGTCATGATAATTCTGTTATCATGAATCGTAATAAATACAGACCACATGATTAAGAATGAGTTAACATCGATATTTAAATTTTCTGGTGTGTTTTTGGAGTCGTCCGCCCTTATTATGGCAAATCAAATTAACCGAAGCAGTCAGCAGTTTGACATTCAGTTTGAAGCTAGAAGATCACACGTCATCATACACTTATTAAGGGGAAATAACAATCATCCCGTCAAGATTCATAAGTTATATTATGTTTAAAGGTAAACCATGAAAGTCTCAGTGTCTGAAACCTTTGAAAGAAAGaaacagatgatatcggatatattacGTATGTCGAAACTACAATTCCGTTCCCTTTTtacgaatgtgacataccgaattagactattccCGGCTTTGTAATTACATGCGAAACACGAaggatgccacatgtggaacaaaatctgcttactcttccggagcccCTGATATCACCCGCAGTTTTTTGTTGAACTCGTCGTGCTGTTGTACctctatttgtgacatttttacctattttgtctgtGTGTTTTtatcacacatcgttgtcaatataatggaatttgatgcgactgtcgtataagcgagaggtttagcaagctttaaaaccatgttcaatccactATTTCCTAGATAAGAAAATGCCCgttcaaagtcaggaatatgacagttgttgtccaatcGTTTTGAACTTTTGACtctgccatttgattaaggactttccgttttcaatactcctcggagttcaatatttttgtgattttacttcttgaTAGAGTCGCAAAAACAtattacaatttataatttatattacaATCCAATATACATTTCTACCTCCTTGCTGTCTAAACATCTCGACATTGTATTCGGCCAGTCTAACTTACAAAACTTGCCCATTGAATATTTCTAGGATTAAGATTTAGTAGTCAATACGCGGGTTTAGAAAATTCATGAGGTTAGGACTACTGTCTATTGGTTGGTATAAATGGACACAGAATGCATTGTGTTATTATCGAAAGACTACGTGTTATATTTAGAAATATGAATTCGTTCATTATAAAAGGGAGATCAGTCAAATGCGAAAAATTGTCTTTGTGTAAAGGTATCATATCAAGGTCTGTTTAATACCAACATTAGGAATTACTAAAACAGTCTTATTTCATTATGTAATTCTGTAAGTATATTTGTTATTCAGATTTTTTATTGTTTCGACTAAAGCATTAAACGTACAGAAAAGAATATAATTAATGGCAAAAGCATTCTCTCAAGATGCTTTATATGATACGTTTAAAGAACTAAGTAAAcattttatgtttattaaatTCAATAAAGCTACATTGTACAAGGCAGATCAACAATAATCACATAGATGTCTGACACTGCTTTACTAGCTTTTCTTATTATAATTATGTAAATCTTTTAAGGTTATTTAGGTTTTAACAATAAAGAGGCATCATGCATATTTACACTTCTAAAAGATTAATCTAATAAGTTTTGTTCACAAAGCtgataaaaaaaggaaatgtacCTAAGTCAGATAGTACACCATTTTGTGATGTATTTCTAATGGCataacttacttacttacttaatccTCTTCATGTTCTTGAACACACAAGGCACCAACAAGGGACCTCAAACGGCATAAATGTAGACGAAATTGTGACCGCCTGATTTTTTGGCAAACAAAATGTGCCGCTATCCTTCGCacacaaatatttgttttgtaaattttttctttATACCATACTTTTTACTTTTCAAGCCAATTTCGAATTGGCGAGGGGTGGTGCCACTTATGAAATcatgttaaaagataaaaaagatgaatttttatgaaaaaatggacTAGCATTAAATCTATTCCTATTTCAGGATACTATACTTAAATGTTTAATGTATGAAGCTGAATATGTACATTTTTTCTTATATgactttgaaaataaatattcatgttTATAAATATTCGCAATCAAACAATTGAAATTTTCAAGATGTATCTTAATTTGGGTTACTTCGTTACTCTTCGAGTTAAACGTACCCAACATTTGAAAggaatataatgaaatataacaaacatgTAACATAGAGCTTATAATGGTCatctttgtaaataaaaaaataattgcaacaGTGTATGCCACTGTTTTCGGATTCAAACATATTTAAATTACGCAAACATGATCTATAtgggataaataaaggcaaactTATTCAGCGCATAAACGTATCATCTAATCAATCATGCTATCTCCAGAGAAGGAAAAAGATCAAAGAAACAATACAAAATTGACGTCAAACAGTGCAAACAAATCAAGGCAAGTCATAAAATCcaacacaaaatatcaaatataaaggaACACAGCAAACATTAGGGTTGAAATCATGTGCTACAGAAACGAAACCAATTAATCCGGTTAAAATACAGTTATAATAAGTATAATGTTGACATATAAAGGTATATGCTATTCATATAACACTTTGTATTTCGCCAAATATGATCCATTTACATCGGAAATAAAAACAGCAGATTCCAGTTTGCAGAAACAGATAGATCTTACTTCCTCGATCCCATCTTTTTCACTAAGAAATACATGACTCCTCTTTCCATCCCTTGAAATGCCTACAACTTTGTCGGAAATGTCATCGGCTATAAATATATTACCATAGTTATCTGTGCATATGCCTTGCGGATCTTTCAAATCGTCACTTTTAAAATCCCAGACTTGTTTTCCTTTCCAATCAACGAATGAAAGTGTTAGGCAATGATTATCACTAAAAATTATTCCATTATTCGTAAATAGGAATTCAAACAGTAAATTTTCGGATGCAACATTTACTGACTTCAGTGTATTTCCATCTAAGTCTATCACTCGAATTTCATCATTACGTTGTAAATGTAAACCAACAGCGATTGTTTTATTCAGTGATGACAATCCTAAACATTTCTTATATAGTTTTATAACTTTGTCGACGGACTCATTattcaaattaattattttaatgaCCATTTCGTTGGGAAAGGACACAATAATTGCATCATTTTCTAGTTCTGCGACACCAAAAGGTTCGCCtaatactttaatatttttcTCGAAAATGCAGTCAGTCCTAAATAGAAGTATTTTTTCTTTACCTGCAATGAGTATAACTCGATTATCAGTCAGACAAATCATGGCTGTTACAACTTGTAACGTATCGTTGATGtgcaaaatatctttttttgtttcaagttccagagaaatatttcgaaaGAATGGGCTATCTCTACATTCCACTTGTACTTCTCTAAATATGTTATCATTATCACGTGACGCTTCCTTCCTAACAACAAACACATGACCTAATGACTCCAGGGATTCGAGAGCAGTTActacttttaaaaagtttgagtTTTCTTCCACATCTATACAGACGTCTTTCATTCTACCATCTTGCCACAACTCATCAATGTATCTTTTGTATTGGTTCATCTGTTGTTCAATTTGATGGACTCCAAGAAACTGTTGAGTTTTGGAGGAATGTTTACTCAGTGCTAGAAGACTGTGCAATATTTCATTCaaatctgttttcttttcttctatttCGTTTATGAATGCTTTAGTTTTTAACTTCTCGTCGTCCCAAACACTGTCCAGGTCATTTTGTAATTCCACCTTTAATCTATCCAAATGATTACTCTGAAGTCCCTTTGTAATTTCTTTGATATCTTCTtgaattttttgctgtttttcATCTCCATGTTTGATGTTTTCTGTCTTTGTATTTATAACTTCATCAAAGGTACTCAATATTGATGCTATATCTTTTTCTAATAAATTTGTTATTATAGCAGTTTTTGTCTTATCTATGACTGTTGCTAAACATTTGATTTCAGAacattttgaatgttgaatggaAACGCATTCATCACAACAAGGAGTTAGATGAATCTGACAATACAGATCGAATTGTCTACTGTGTTCATGGCATTCGGTATTAATTTGCGGTAGTTTTGTGTAAGTTTTGACATCAAAAGTCTTGTGCCCGTGTGTCAATTTCAATCTTTTGTGTTGAACTGAACATTTGGAACATAGCCCTTCATTACAGTTGTAACACCATATCACAGCAGCTGAAATTGTTTTGTCGGCTCCACAGGGGCCGCATTTTATGCAATTGCTTGTCGCCATGATATTTATAAACACTGCAAGTAGTTTTTAGTATTATCCCATTTTTGAAGAGATGCACATATTCTGAAATATAAGTTTTCCAATAAATATGGTGATAACTTTTAGCAAGCTAGAAGTAACTATCAGTTAACTTTTATCTAtagtttccgtttattttttgtcatttgtttttctttgggtACCGGTCTTTAATAAAAAAGAAAGTATAACAaaactagaggttctaaagagcctgtgtcgctcaccttggtctatgtgcatattaaacaaaggacacaaatggattcatgacaaaattgtattttggtgatggtgatgtgtttgaagttcttactttactgaacgattttgcttcttacaattatatctatcatgaactttgcccattagtaacagagaactatatttggtaaaaatttacataaatttaccaaattaatgaaaattgttaaaaattgactataaagggcaataactccttaaggggtcaattgaccatttaggtcatgttgacttatttgtagatcttactttgctgaacattattgctgtttacagtttatcgctatctataaaagagggacgaaagataccaaagggacagtcaaactcataaatctaaaacaaactgacaacgccatggctaaaaataaaaaagacaaacagaaaaacaatagtacacacgacacaacatagaaaactaaagaataaacaacccgaaccccaccaaaaactaggggtgatctcaggtgctccggaagggtaagcagatcctgctcctataatagtattcaagataaccaaaaacggcaaaatttctttaaaaattaccaattggagggcagcaacccaacaaccagttgtccaattcatttgaaaaattcagggcagatagatattgacttgattaacaatttaacttctagtcagatttgctctagatgctttggtttcatagttataagccaaaaactgcattttacccctatgttctatttttagccgtggcggccatcttggttgaatggccaggtcatcggacacatttttcaaactagataccccaaagatgattgtggcctagtagtttcagtggagattttgtaaaagattacttagatttatgaaaaatggttaaagattgactataaagggcaataactcctaaaggggtcaactgaccattttggtcatgttgacttatttgtagatcttactttgctgaacattattgctgtttacaatttatctctatctataataatattcaagataataaccaaaaacagcaaaatttcctcaaaattaccaattcaggggcagcaacccaacaaccgattgaccgattcatctgaaaatttcagggcagatagatcttgacctcttaaacatttttacccctgtcagatttgctctaaatgctttggtttttgagttataagccaaaaactgcattttacccctatgttctacttttagcggtggcggccatcttggttggttgaccaggtcacgccacacattttttaaactagataccccaatgatgattgtggccaagtttggtttgattttgcccagtagtttcagaggagaagatttttgtaaaagttaacgacgacggacgacggacgacgacggacgacgacgacggacgcccgacgcaaagtgatgggaatagctcacttggcccttcgggccaggtgagctaaaaactgacATACAAGATAATTAGAAAAATAGGAGTTCCATAACAactgaaactagaggctctaaagagcctgtgtcgctcaccttggtctatgtgaatattaaacttTAGGACGcggatggattcatgacaaaattgtgttttggtgatggtgatgtgtttgtacatcttactttactgaacattcttgctgcttacaattatc
The window above is part of the Mytilus edulis chromosome 6, xbMytEdul2.2, whole genome shotgun sequence genome. Proteins encoded here:
- the LOC139528691 gene encoding uncharacterized protein isoform X1; this encodes MATSNCIKCGPCGADKTISAAVIWCYNCNEGLCSKCSVQHKRLKLTHGHKTFDVKTYTKLPQINTECHEHSRQFDLYCQIHLTPCCDECVSIQHSKCSEIKCLATVIDKTKTAIITNLLEKDIASILSTFDEVINTKTENIKHGDEKQQKIQEDIKEITKGLQSNHLDRLKVELQNDLDSVWDDEKLKTKAFINEIEEKKTDLNEILHSLLALSKHSSKTQQFLGVHQIEQQMNQYKRYIDELWQDGRMKDVCIDVEENSNFLKVVTALESLESLGHVFVVRKEASRDNDNIFREVQVECRDSPFFRNISLELETKKDILHINDTLQVVTAMICLTDNRVILIAGKEKILLFRTDCIFEKNIKVLGEPFGVAELENDAIIVSFPNEMVIKIINLNNESVDKVIKLYKKCLGLSSLNKTIAVGLHLQRNDEIRVIDLDGNTLKSVNVASENLLFEFLFTNNGIIFSDNHCLTLSFVDWKGKQVWDFKSDDLKDPQGICTDNYGNIFIADDISDKVVGISRDGKRSHVFLSEKDGIEEVRSICFCKLESAVFISDVNGSYLAKYKVLYE